In the genome of Dermacentor silvarum isolate Dsil-2018 chromosome 1, BIME_Dsil_1.4, whole genome shotgun sequence, one region contains:
- the LOC125942720 gene encoding uncharacterized protein LOC125942720, producing the protein MPWTREPLTVVGGSSVHPAGTVCLKITVGPITALVEAAVITNNVLPVILGEDWFCASNTRLLFEPPNPAKIHHLASGTVIQAHQKLYPRASCAVILRQSFLAQCTEVPCSGGLQEAPLPGMEPLWKPLCKSLPEQATVAPEGTVAITIHPDLPPVFAAKDLSEMQQVALATALSDHHLTFARDEDDIGHFQGVEHCIDLVPDAVPYSRSPCRLACLFALLVLYFFFFFSSCVSSNRSLLSVLRKASPENQPSWVTKLEEAAFAVNTTLDTSTGFSPFELLYGYIPRLPAERYQPVSNSSLKDGSLDVQAHRTEAMANCEEAQDRRKNFYDGMHCPHTVSVGDFVWIRHQQPVLKGLEKLSPRFRSIYCLAERLTPATFRAIQVSSPSTRHSAQPRTVHVSQLKRYVPPLPGEVPGRHSVNFVVVL; encoded by the exons ATGCCCTGGACACGCGAGCCCCTAACCGTTGTTGGTGGGTCAAGCGTGCATCCAGCAGGCACGGTCTGCCTTAAGATTACAGTGGGCCCCATAACAGCTCTAGTGGAAGCCGCTGTGATCACCAATAATGTCTTGCCGGTGATACTGGGTGAAGATTGGTTTTGTGCCAGCAATACAAGACTTTTGTTCGAGCCTCCAAATCCAGCCAAAATCCACCATCTGGCCTCTGGTACAGTCATACAGGCGCACCAGAAGCTGTATCCACGTGCCTCATGCGCAGTAATTCTTCGGCAGTCTTTCCTAGCTCAATGTACTGAAGTGCCATGTTCAG gtGGTCTCCAGGAAGCACCTCTCCCAGGAATGGAGCCCCTTTGGAAGCCTTTGTGTAAAAGCCTGCCAGAACAAGCCACTGTTGCTCCAGAAGGTACAGTAGCCATAACAATTCATCCTGACCTTCCTCCCGTTTTTGCTGCAAAGGACCTATCAGAGATgcagcaagtagccctggctacgGCCCTTTCAGATCATCATCTCACATTTGCTCGTGATGAGGATGACATCGGCCATTTCCAAGGTGTTGAACATTGCATAGACTTAGTGCCCGATGCCGTGCCGTACAGCCGAAGTCCATGTCGACTTGCCTGTCTTTTTGCATTGCTAGTgttgtactttttctttttcttctccagTTGTGTAAGCAGCAACCGCTCATTATTATCTGTCCTCCGCAAGGCCTCCCCAGAAAATCAGCCATCATGGGTAACTAAGTTAGAGGAAGCAGCATTCGCTGTAAACACTACACTCGATACAAGCACTGGCTTCAGTCCATTTGAGCTACTCTACGGGTACATCCCAAGGCTACCAGCGGAACGCTACCAGCCAGTGAGCAACTCTTCGCTCAAAGATGGATCTCTGGATGTCCAAGCACATCGTACTGAGGCCATGGCTAACTGCGAAGAAGCTCAAGATCGCAGGAAGAACTTCTATGACGGAATGCATTGTCCGCATACGGTCAGTGTTGGTGATTTTGTGTGGATCCGTCACCAACAACCTGTGCTTAAAGGGCTTGAGAAACTGTCCCCTCGCTTCAGAAGCATCTACTGCCTAGCAGAACGTCTTACGCCTGCCACATTTAGGGCCATCCAGGTTTCAAGTCCGTCCACCAGGCACTCTGCTCAGCCAAGAACAGTGCACGTTTCACAACTGAAACGTTATGTGCCGCCACTGCCTGGTGAAGTGCCTGGAAGACACAGTGTCAATTTTGTCGTCGTCCTCTGA